GacataatatgatatttacaacatataaaactataataaaatgatatacaagatataatattaatttacatgggcataatatgaagtataacatatatattaaaagtatgtatatatgaCACGAATGTATTTAACAAAACAATAATatcaaaactaataataataataataataataataataataataataatatatataatgtatacgtatatatatgttaaagatatataataaaacatatattaatattaataatacacAAACAAGGGCAAACATGTATATAACGTGGTattaatatgtgtataatatggtgttaaatgtgcatacatacaatataatttaggcataataatacatatataaaacaactataaatatatatttaagtattaatcaaaactaaaatgtttaaataatagtaaaatacgttaataataataatacgaaAATAGTAAATAGAATAATGAATAATATGTATAATGAAAAGGTGAAAATAATTCCAAAACCCACATTAATtctcaaaaaaggactaaatccgaAATAAACATGAAGTCCTGGGGCCgatcttaaaataaatataaaggaGGGGACCTTTTTGAATGCGCGCGCGACTATAGAGGGCCAAAAGGGCAATTTATCCAAACCCTTAAAACGATGTCGCTGGAAGGAGGACCGAATTGAAAACGAAATAAATTTTAGGgtcaaattaaatttaaataaaacttaattaCAAAATGTGAAAAAAGCGAAAGGGTCTTGAgcgcaattagacccttaaacgaaaacgcgcggatcctgggACGGGTCAGAGTTGGGTCTCGGATCAGGGCAGctaaacgacaccgttttgggtGTTGAGTGtttgccccaaaacgacgtcgtaccAGAGGCCTTTAAAAGTCaagtttttttttgaaatttcattttTCACTCTTTCCAGAAAAAAAAAGGGCTGAAACCTCTCTCTCCTTTCTCTGCAGCAAGTCTCTGTGGCTGGGCCCGTCGTCGTCCGTCGTAGATGCCGCAGCGccggccaccgtgtacggtggctgGAAATcgaaaaatggtaaaattttgattttttttttattttttaaagtgtatttataatatatgtgtatgtgggtaaatagattaagaaaaaaagaaagaaatgacgGTAAGCAAATAACAATCACCTTGGgttattagtttttgattctttGTTTGGACTACTCCTGCTCTTTGCTATTGCTAATCTCTGTTCTTGCTTGTGTTTTTAAGATCTAGTACTGTTTTTTATTTCACCCAAAATGccgaaaaaaaaaggtttttgctTGTCTTCTTAAATAGCCATTAcatctctttttcttttaatatctGTCTATTCTTTGTTTAATGCTCGCAGGGGTGCAACTTGGGGCGGTGGATGTGACTAGCTTGCAGACGTCGGTGGTGGATGGGATGGGATGGGGAGCAGGTGCTAAACGGCTAGGGTTTCCTTAGCTTTTTTCTTTCGTTGTGTGTGTGGACATGGGTAGGTTTGGGTCTTTGGGGTGATTTGGGTAGGTTATTTGTTTTGGGTGTAGTGGGTATTTAGTGGGCTTGGGTTTGGGTCTGGGTTTAGTAGGTTTTGGGGTTATTGGCTTAGTGggtttaggggttttgggcccaaaattgaGCTTGTACACCTGATATAGTAAAGCTTCGCTCTTCTCACTTTCTTCTTGTCCACCACCTTTATCTCCTTTATGTTAGGGGAATACCTATCACACATcctctatttttattttaccaaTTTGTAAATGGTTAAGTATATGCAAACTAAAAAGATAGTGAAAACTCAGTatctttttaacttttaaaatagcAAAGAGAAGGCATTAGGATTTAAGATCTTATGAGCTTTGTTACTCGGACTCAAGTATAAGTATCAGTAAGGGTATGTTCAATTctttttcaagtttttctatgTATTTGGAAGGTCCTTGGAAGAATATAACTCTGGAAACAGTAACATGTTTTCTTTCCAGAATTGATAAGTCTAGTCTTAAATAACATGCTTTTGAGGCCTAAAAAAATAGAGTTCCGAAGAGTATAACTTGAATGTTACTTACAGTGGGAAGAGAGATTCAACCCAAACTCCTGCTACCATTCTCCTTATTCGGAATGTAGTGTTTAGGCCAGCATTACGTCTAGCGATAACAATCCCTTTTACAGTTGAAACTCGTCGCTTGTTTTCAGGTAAGGTACTTCCGGTTCTCACCGACAGTATACCAATTAAGTTAATATGCTCAAAAGCATGCAACTATCACATACAATAACAAGAACTCTATAGAAACATGTCATACCACTTTCAGTTGCACAATGTAGCCAGGTTTTATGTCAAGTATCTTCCTCTGCCCCTTCACTTCCTCCACGGCTTCCTTATCCAGTATCTGCAAGTACATAATTCGTATGAATCAAATCAAGGAATCAGGAatcagaaagaaaaaaacaattcACCTTAGTAGGCAAAGACGAGTGACAGTTACCTGCATTATGTGCTTGGCAGTTTTATCAAGCCTCTTTAATTTAATTCGAGGAGGCACATCAGTTACTGATTCAGAAGAATCCATAGTAGTCGAGGCAGCTGTTGTCATACACCTACTATAAGAAGTAGAGACCATTCCAGCCAATGGAGACAAGCCTGGAACCGGCAATCCACCAGAACTACCTCGAGACATTAATTCTTCTGTTCGGGATCCAAATCTTGTCTTGTACAGAAACATTACACGCTTTATATACAAACTTATCACAAACTTTTGACTTACAAAAACATGAAAAGCCAAGCAACATGACTTCAAAATTTTCACTTACCAACAATTTAGCAGTCAAATTATACTTAACTAAAACTTAGAAAGGGAAAAATTCTTCTGTTTTGGATCAAACTTTTGTCCGCTAAACAATTTTACAAGCTTTATAAACAAACCAACCTCAAAACATTGACTTACAAAAACTAGAGAAGCCAAGGAGCATTAATTCAGATTTTTCACTTAGTAACAATTTAATAGTCGAATTATACTTAACTAAAGCCCAGAAAAAGAGTAAAATTTTAGGCAAGACAATCATTAAcgcaaaacgaaaaaaaaaactaaactaaaaaaaaGATTAAAGTACAACATACTCTTAGAGAATGCAGGTTTAgggaaatttataaataattaataagaaatttatatgaataaacaatttaataagataaataatacaaaatgtgaaatttaatttaataatataaatactagatatgaataaaattattactatttaagtTTAAGAATTTTTTTGGATGATATTTTATTTGGGATAAAGGGCGAGAAGTAAAAATTTTGGGGGAAATAAAAAGAGATGGGAGGGGAGCAAAATTTTGGAGGGGGGAGTGGGAGGGAGCAAAAGTCTTGGGCTAAAAAGTTTTGggatttggggtaaaaatgtaaaaattatggttttgtattagatttattcaaattattcaagtTATTCAAATTCGAAAACTAAACTCGATTTGAACTCAAAATtcggaaaaaaaaattcaagttgactcgaataacttgatttatttaactcgaaatttgattttttattttattttttcaagttaaatcgagttttgctcacccttaCTAACTAGTAGTTAAACCTAGACCATAGACTCTTGGGCTTGGAAAGGTATTCTTAGAGGAAGCGACATCTTGTGCAAGGAAAAGATGTTCAACTTTGAGAGCGTAAAAACTACTGCATCAATACGAATCTTAACTTCCCTCATGTTGATACTGTTAAACCACTTGCCCCAGCCATTGATGTTCATTCTTCCCTACTCTCCCACATCAACATCTAGATCAAAAGAAATCTTTAAACCTTATCAATCATGATCAAACCTCtgatgtaacactcctaacccggtTCCAACGACCATATCCATCGTTGGAAccgggttatagagcattacttgagtttacagatcaaacagacataaatttcaaatatttcatatcatataatattcaaGTCAAAAAACAATCAAACTCATACATACTGTCCCTTatttgagccctcgaggcctaaaaTACGCGTTAGAAACAAGTCGAGACTAATTCAGAAACTTGGAGAATTTTTCGGAatacattaaaaaattttaaagctacaggagtcacatggccaagttacaagcccgtgtgtctggccgtgtgggcattcgaagtagggacacatggtcgtgtcctagcccgtatcggtgcccatgtaactctctgacttgggtcacacaaccaagccacacgcccgtgtgctagaccgtgcacCCTTTTGAAATGGTCTTGTACGTCCGTGtgctagccgtgtgtctcacacgaccaagtcatacgcccgtgtgtcttagctgtgtggacCTAAAAGGTGCCTTGAATAACCAATTTACTATTTTCTACATGCTCGGGCATTAAACAACTCAAAAACCATTCGTTTAACCAgttcaaaacatgatcaaatacgttcaaaacataccaaaacaaccaTCCTAGGTGCCTaatgtaatagcctaaattttcagtggtgtcagaacagtgattcaagatcactaaatccgacaaatgagtagaaatattaataatttagtgaatataagttaagtgtgaagttaggaaaaatttttgaaatagctaatagtgtactagaaatataaatttaaaaaaaaattagaataggaaacgagatatcgagagtttaaaaatttttaaaacgagccataaatatttttataaatatttatggagtgttaataagttagtattaaagtttcgtcaagaagttttaaagtttcgatagttaattaagtaaaaaggattaaattgtaacaaatgtaaaattatgggaaatgattaaatagcttaaataataaaagaaagagggtttaaaaggaaatagacccaaggtctatttgggctggacggcaaggtgcatgaaatcagcaggaaaattgatgaattaacggcaaaattggaatattgcaaaatttacttaataaaactaggactaaagtggaattatctagatttctcattatttttttgcattctcatcagcaaaaaacaccatagaagggttttctttagctggtttttcatattttt
This window of the Gossypium arboreum isolate Shixiya-1 chromosome 12, ASM2569848v2, whole genome shotgun sequence genome carries:
- the LOC128285510 gene encoding uncharacterized protein LOC128285510, giving the protein MSRGSSGGLPVPGLSPLAGMVSTSYSRCMTTAASTTMDSSESVTDVPPRIKLKRLDKTAKHIMQILDKEAVEEVKGQRKILDIKPGYIVQLKVVLPENKRRVSTVKGIVIARRNAGLNTTFRIRRMVAGVWVESLFPLYSPNIKEIKVVDKKKVRRAKLYYIRSIGSRRVCSSACTKTVQIQTVYTTNIWKLEVEKLRKGKNKAEEDLNSLKTEYKKLRRSMRTAGLGKTSEQWQQEVKEEQSKANQWEEKFRDAQAREACQNPARYEGPYVGVPEKHDGPINSSIGWWIRKKGKAL